The Bradyrhizobium ottawaense genome window below encodes:
- a CDS encoding sensor domain-containing protein, translated as MAEKNWHEGSTLPIAVQAVVCLAGTVAPARAFALSDGFAAPSYLGQLDPNVVWEVLIAGIVVCAFLGAIVLWIHSSLRRTRRLQLRRNAFVSSAMNNLNQGVVMTDAQRRIIFCNDRYLEIYGLTRSELWANMDGHELLKLRRKRGVLGGISDDEFYEKAASHNGLVTELPDGRAILVKFFVLPNGGSVATHLDVSEQRKLSRQLASTKQFLESVLDHVPACVAAKNIEDGCYIFANSAYERFWGFSRDHAVGKNARELFAPVSAASIEATDRAALNSPDGQFRNEFEVDRGGERRMVASIRIVVRNESNKPEFLLLVFEDITDRRSLSQELESTKKFLELVVDNIPVALIVEQVKDGRYLLANRSAETILNRRREEATGLTASDIFNPKEAKLIIARDEAAIKKRGMITEEHPISTKDGLRLFLTRRATVLGDTGEPQYLIKTHEDVTDRRQTESRMAHMAYHDGLTDLPNRAAFLQALTQMIEACEGTGEEFAVLCVDLDGLKEVNDVFGHALGDKLLIEVAKRLQDSARGGVVARLSGDEFGLIIDGKQPDAGLALAQQIGDAVAKDFQIDGRAVRAGVTTGMSIFPHNGTDGASLLANAGAALFRAKQKSRGTISLFQPEMDQQIRDRRVLHQDLSVAIKNGELSLAFQPQGAAGHSVAESEIIGFEALARWQHPVRGQVSPAEFIPIAEESGLIVEMGEWILREACREAASWPKPLQVAVNLSPAQFMHGDVVGLVHSILLETGLAPGRLELEITEGVLIEDFDRGLALLRRLKALGVRISMDDFGSGYSSLSYLQAFPFDKIKIDRAFITNLGRNPQSAAIVRAVIDLGHGLEMSIIAEGVETVEQLAFLAKEGCDGVQGYLLGRPLPIGKYAGLVGRAEVMELALKTG; from the coding sequence GGGCATCGTCGTCTGCGCGTTCCTCGGCGCGATCGTGCTGTGGATCCATTCCTCGCTGCGCCGGACCAGGCGTCTACAGTTGCGGCGCAACGCCTTCGTCTCCTCCGCCATGAACAATCTCAATCAGGGCGTGGTCATGACGGATGCGCAGCGCCGCATCATCTTCTGCAACGACCGCTATCTCGAGATCTACGGCCTGACGCGGTCGGAACTCTGGGCCAATATGGACGGCCATGAGCTTCTTAAGCTCCGGCGCAAGCGCGGGGTGCTCGGCGGCATCTCCGACGACGAATTCTACGAGAAGGCGGCGAGCCACAACGGCCTGGTCACCGAGCTGCCCGACGGGCGAGCCATCCTGGTGAAGTTTTTCGTGCTGCCGAACGGCGGCTCGGTGGCGACGCATCTGGACGTCAGCGAGCAGCGCAAGCTGTCGCGACAGCTCGCTTCCACCAAGCAATTCCTGGAATCGGTGCTGGACCATGTGCCGGCCTGCGTGGCCGCGAAGAACATCGAGGACGGCTGCTACATCTTCGCCAACAGCGCCTATGAGCGGTTCTGGGGGTTCTCGCGGGATCATGCCGTCGGCAAGAACGCACGCGAGCTGTTTGCGCCGGTCTCGGCAGCCAGTATCGAGGCGACCGACCGGGCGGCGCTCAACTCCCCGGACGGCCAGTTCCGTAACGAGTTCGAGGTCGACCGCGGCGGCGAGCGGCGCATGGTCGCCTCGATTCGGATCGTGGTCCGCAACGAGAGCAACAAGCCCGAGTTTCTGCTGCTGGTGTTCGAGGACATCACCGACCGCCGGTCGCTGTCGCAGGAGCTGGAGAGCACGAAGAAGTTCCTCGAGCTGGTGGTCGACAACATCCCGGTGGCGCTGATCGTCGAGCAGGTCAAGGACGGCCGCTATCTGCTCGCCAATCGCAGCGCGGAGACGATCCTCAACCGCCGGCGCGAGGAGGCCACGGGCCTGACCGCGTCCGACATCTTCAACCCCAAGGAAGCCAAGCTGATCATCGCGCGCGACGAGGCCGCGATCAAGAAACGCGGGATGATCACCGAGGAGCATCCGATCTCCACCAAGGACGGCCTGCGGCTGTTCCTGACCCGCCGCGCCACCGTGCTCGGCGATACCGGCGAGCCGCAATATCTGATCAAGACCCACGAGGACGTCACCGACCGCCGGCAGACCGAGTCGCGCATGGCGCACATGGCCTATCACGACGGCCTCACCGATCTGCCGAACCGCGCCGCCTTCCTTCAGGCGCTGACCCAGATGATCGAGGCCTGCGAAGGCACCGGCGAGGAGTTCGCCGTCCTCTGCGTCGACCTCGACGGCCTCAAGGAGGTCAACGACGTCTTCGGTCATGCGCTCGGCGACAAGCTCCTGATCGAGGTGGCCAAGCGGCTCCAGGACTCCGCCCGTGGCGGCGTGGTGGCGCGCCTGTCCGGCGACGAATTCGGACTGATCATCGACGGCAAGCAGCCGGACGCGGGTCTTGCGCTGGCGCAGCAGATCGGCGACGCCGTCGCGAAGGACTTCCAGATCGACGGCCGGGCGGTCCGCGCCGGCGTCACCACCGGCATGTCGATCTTCCCGCACAATGGCACTGACGGCGCCTCGCTGCTCGCCAATGCCGGTGCGGCGCTGTTCCGCGCCAAGCAGAAGTCGCGCGGCACGATCAGCCTCTTCCAGCCGGAGATGGACCAGCAGATCCGCGACCGCCGCGTGCTGCACCAGGACCTGTCGGTGGCCATCAAGAACGGCGAGCTCTCGCTTGCCTTCCAGCCCCAGGGCGCCGCCGGCCACAGCGTCGCCGAGAGCGAGATCATCGGCTTCGAGGCGCTGGCGCGCTGGCAGCATCCGGTACGCGGCCAGGTCTCGCCGGCCGAATTCATCCCAATCGCCGAGGAGAGCGGTCTGATCGTCGAGATGGGCGAGTGGATCCTGCGCGAGGCCTGCCGCGAGGCGGCGTCCTGGCCGAAGCCGCTCCAGGTCGCGGTCAATCTGTCCCCGGCGCAGTTCATGCACGGCGACGTGGTTGGCCTCGTCCATTCGATCCTGCTCGAGACCGGCCTTGCACCCGGCCGGCTCGAGCTGGAGATCACCGAGGGCGTGTTGATCGAGGACTTCGACCGGGGCCTCGCGCTGCTGCGCCGCCTGAAGGCGCTCGGCGTGCGCATCTCCATGGACGATTTCGGCAGCGGTTACTCCTCGCTGAGCTATCTCCAGGCGTTCCCGTTCGACAAGATCAAGATCGACCGGGCCTTCATCACCAATCTCGGCCGCAATCCGCAATCGGCTGCGATCGTGCGCGCGGTGATCGATCTCGGCCACGGCCTCGAAATGTCGATCATCGCCGAGGGCGTCGAGACGGTCGAGCAACTCGCCTTCCTCGCCAAGGAGGGCTGTGACGGCGTGCAGGGCTATCTGCTCGGCAGGCCCCTGCCGATCGGGAAATATGCCGGGCTCGTCGGCCGCGCTGAAGTCATGGAGCTTGCGCTCAAGACCGGCTAG